The region CTTTTATCAACTCCTGCTCTGCAAATGGAATCCTCCTTTTGCAAAAGACCCTTGTGTAATAAAGTGAACCCTCGAACTGACTTTTGGTATAAATTGAGTTTTCCAGTTTCCACATATTAGCCTGGCTACTTGCTCAGGATGCCCAAGGCATATAAATCTGTGAGGAGTGTTCTCAGTGGAAATAAGGGGAGGGAAGTCCTTGATTCGGGACTTAGAAATGATGAATTTGTGTCCTTTTTCTAGGAAACTGTGAGCCGAGGGAGAAAACTTGAGCTGGAATGGGAGAGAACCTGACGGCCGCAAGGCCAAGGCTTCTCCCTGCTGCTCTCAGACGCCCTCCTCTCACCCCAGGCCTTTTGGGGACCTGCGTGCCACCCACTACCAAACCTGTTGGTGTAGAGGGTCCAGCTTCCCCCAGGCAAGAGCCTTCTTGTCTAAACATCCTCCCAGCTTCCCTGCAGTCCTTCCACTACTCTGCtctggacagacagatggacgtCAGCACAGACGGGCACTGAAGAGCGAGCAGCACAGCCTCCTCCCAGCTGGCTGGGCTCTGGGCCTTCCTCCCAACCTAGCCTGAGTTCACTTCTTCAAGATCCTACTAGCCCCCCAGGATCTCATCCACAGGGCAAAACTGTTGGGGGTCAGGCAGAGCTGAGCCATGGACACTCTTTCCTGTTTCCTGTGGTGTCAAGAGACCACATCTTCTTctattgcttgttttttgttcACACAGCATACAAAAGGCTTGACTTGGAACCAGTGGGCTCCACCTCAGCCACTCATGGAAGTCCCCAGGTGGGGGGGCTCATCTGGCATGCAGCCTTTACAAGCTCCCGAGGGATTATGTGTTGCAGCTGGGTGGAGTGGGCAGCCCTGGCCTTCACGGAGTCCTCCCATGGTTGTAGAGGAAACGGGAAGCTTTatgtccccttccctcccctttcccagccCAAATGAGGGCAGACTCTGTCGGCTCTTCACACCCAATTGAAAATGGTCCACAAGAAATACATCtttggtgcagtggctgagagtccgcctgccaatgcaggggacatgggttcgtgccccggtctggggagatcccacatgctgcggagcagctgggcccgtgagccatggtcgctgagcctgcgtgtccggaggctgtgctcctcagagggagaggccacagcggtgagaggcccaggtaccgcaaaaaaaaaaaaaaaagaaagacatcatctttgggacttccctggtggcacagtgatttagaatctgcctgccaatgcaggggacgtgggttcaagccctagtctgggaagatcccacatgccacggagcaactaagcccgtgagccacaactactgagcccatgtgctacaactactgaagcccatgagcctagagcctgtgctccgcaacaagagaagccactgcaacgagaagcccgcgcgccgcaacgaagagtagcccctgctcgctgcaactagagaaagcctgcatgcagcaatgaagacccaatgcagccacatataaataaataaatttattttttaaaaaaaagaaagacatctttAACCTCAATTTTTCCAGCCtgtccagaaaagaaaaatatatatatgtataactcactGCTTCCCAGAGTGTGGATAACCTCTAGCTCCAGCCGGACCCAGTAAGGAAGCCTGGGCTGCCCACAGGCCTCAGATGCATTTGCTTAACAAATCCTAGAATGCAAACCCCGGTGGACTGGGTGGAAGACAGCCCTGAACTGTGGCCCTTGAGAAGGACACTTGCAAATTTAACCCTTGGTGGGTGGGAGGCTATGGCACAGAGGCCTGGGTGGAAGCTACATTTAACAGGACCATGTCAGGGAACAAGAGTCCACACAAGCGCCCTTCAGATGGTTCTACCTGGAGGAACCTAAGTGCACCTTTGAGAAGCCTGAGAAGGATCAGATCTCAGGTGTTCTTGTACCCTCTGCCTTCTCCAATTCTGCGGCCCAGACCAGTCAAGGGAAGCACCCGGGAGTTACGTGGAGCAGCCCTGCTGGCTGCAGTCCTTTTCCCCAGGAAGGTCTTGCTGTTTGCAGGTGACTATGTGCCCAGAGGCCCTGAGACATGTGAGCCAGGCGAGGGAGGATTTCAACCTTGTACAACTCAGGAACACTTATTCCCTGGTGTGCAAGGGAGGATTGAATATAATGTTAACTATTGTTTTAACTCAAAGCCTGTATTTAGGGCCCAGATGCTCTGAGGTAATTAGAGAATTGTTCTTGCATTAGTTCCAGGGTTGCCAGAAAAAATACAGGATACcctgttaaattttaattttagataaacagCGAATAATTACCTAGTGTAAGTGTGCCCCCAGCATTGCAATTATTTGTTgtatatctgaaattcaaatttaactgggccaCCCATATTTTTCTTCGCTAAATTTGGCAACCCTAAtagttcctttctccttttttatgccttaaaaacaacaacaacaataacaaaaacaacaacactaaTGAGTTGTTTTTtgatgtgccagtcactgtgctttGAAATCAGGAGGTGTCCCTGAGGCCAGAACACTTCCTGGTCTTCCAAACAAGCATATCTGAATGACACCTACAGTGCAGCCAACTGAATAAATTATGTGTTAAACATAGATGCCCATCTGTTAAGTGCATGTGGACATTCTGGTGAgagattaaacaaaaatttatttttaaaactaagacaTTTAAAACCAACATCTGAAAAAAGTATCAACAGGCCTTCTACATGATATAGGCATATTTTCAGCCCTGTTGGATCAAGAAAacacatgataaaaaaaaatgcgGGCACATAAGTTGGCACTACACACTGGGGTTGGCCCCAGAATGCAAAGGCCTTGATTCCCGGTCCAATGCTCCGGACCAATGCCTGCTGAGGTAgctcccccctttcctccctaGCTCCCAGTTTAGAGATAGAACCACTGGTTGCACAATTCCAGTTGAGGACCAAGGCCTCCCAGAGAATGCCTGGCAAAATTGCCTAGATCTCAGGAGTTccccccattcattcatttggtcagTACTTAAAGATTGCCTCCAGCTCTGTGGGGTGGGTATATTTAGCCACAGAGTGAAAGCACTTACTACCTCTCTTTAGAGAGACTTCAGCATAATAGAGCCAGAAGAGATCTGATGGGTCACTAATCCAGCCCAGAATCCAAGgtctggagaggagagggaacaTGGGACATGGACAGGGTCTTGCAGCAAGTttggggcaggtgggcaggtagAGTCCTGGTCTCCTAACTCCCAGTCCAGTGTTATTTCCCCCCATGGCCTCTGCCTCCAGCTTGGTGGAAGAACATTTCCGCATTCTCCACTGAGATAAGCTCACAACGGTGCAAGGATGCAGAATGGCTGCCCACTCTTGCCTTCAGTCATGTCTGTGAAGCACTGGATTGGGACATCTTCAGGGTTTCCTGGCTAAAGCCGCTGATGTTTGGATAATTCAGGGAACTTGAGTGCAAAGCATAGCTTTCAATCTGGACTCTGGCTCTGAGGATTTGTGTCGTTCtgggaggagaaaaagaacacaGGTCTTAGCCATAGCCCAATTATATATGGGTCCCACCCTGATAACAACAGACTTCTCATTAACCCACTAGCTCCCACCTCTGGGTCTTTGCTCACACAGTACCTCCTGCCTGCAGTGTCCTCCTGGTCCTTTCTCCCCGTCTATAGCTTCTCCATCCTCAAAGGTCAAAATCAATGCCTGCTACTTCCTGGAAGGCTCCCGGAACCAACTTGCTTTATTGACCTCAGTTAGTGCTAATTTGgcatttaattgacatttaattTTGTCACCAGTAAACATTCTATCCTTTTCCACTAGCAGAACCTTCCACAGGCTCTCATAGCATCTTGCACAGTTGGGCTCATAGGAAGCTCTGAATGTCtattggttgaataaataaatgaatgaatggctagTAAAACCAGCAGATGGAGTTAGGGCTACTGAGGATGTCAGAATTGATGTTTCTATAATATCTTTCACAAAGAACTCAGATCACTCCATCAGCTATTACCTAACCCACCTTAGAGGGCAAATTATCCCTATCCTCCGGGAGAAGACAGTGAGTCTGAGAAAAGAGAGGTCTAAGGTCATGAGGAGTTTCCACTAGGAAAACCATTCGAATGATGAGGTAAAAGTATCATGAAATAAGACCAGCTTTCTTGAGAGCCTTATCACATGGCTTCTAAAGGTAATTCCAGGAGGAGAAGACAAAGGGTTTGCATGATGGTGACATCATTGCAATAAAGGTCTGGTTTCCCAGGGGACAATTTGGATATAGAAGTTCTGGTCCTATGTGTCCAACACCAATAGGacatttcattcctttaaaatcACAACTTCACTCAGTAGTTTCTGCACTATAGATCTGGTCAAATGTTTGCAAGCAGGTCATCTTAAGAGAATTTGAAAAGAGTGGGGAGATCTCTATCAGAGTCCAACAgaaaattcagattaaaaaaaaatccgtgTTAAGCTTTATCTCTACAGGAACCATCCTACAGCCTCAGGGAAGGGGGGATTATTAGGAAAAGCATGAAACCAGTCAAAAGAGTGAgtgatggggaattccctggcggtccagtggttaggactccaagctgccactgcagggggcataggttcgatccctggtcggggaactaagatccccctatgccaaaaaaaaaaaaagcttgagtgATGGTAGGGGAGAGgctatgctttttcttttttttttaacatctttagtacagtataattgctttacaatgttgtgttaatttctgcgtataacaaagtgaatcagctatatgtatacatatatctccatatcccctccctcccaccctccctatcccacccctctaggtggtcacaaagcaccaagctcttctccctgtgctatgcagctgcttcccactagctatctattttacatttggcagtgtatatatgtccatgccactctctcacttgtcccagcttaccctcccccctccccgtgtcctcaagtccactctctacatctgcgtctttacaCCTGTCctgcactactgggcatataccctgagaaaaccataattcaaaacgaggcTATTCTTAATTAATCAATCAAGGCAAGGTCAGTGAAGAAtggcctccaggaagccttccagaaCCAAACAGCCCCAGGGATCCTTCTCACCTACCTTATTTGATATGTAATCTTACTTTACTTTGTTCTCTAAATTTTACAACAGTCTCAATTGGAAAGCCAAGCAGCACAACCCATGAAATAATAAGAGGGCGAGCTAAGATAGCACCTGGTCCAATATCCCATACTGATGTCAAGAAGTGTGAAAATGCACACCCAGTTGGAGACCAGAGCCAAATAAAGAAGATGCTGATTAGCTAATTAGCAGGTAAAGAGGGCGGGGGTTGGAAAATAAAGAGGCTGCTGTGGTGTAGAATTGTCTCAGAAGGCCTTGGCAAGgtggtggcatttgagctggacCCCAGAAGTCCTGAAGTaagcaggggaggggagtggacaGTAAGCAGATCCCTGTGATTGTGAGTCTGTGGCCCCTCGTGCCATATTGCCCTTTCTCACCTGCTGGTCTTCCCTGTATGGGAACTGGCTAAAACTGGGTCGCCTGTAGTGTAGGCCCGTGAGGCTGAGGACGGCTTGGTAATTGCTGCCAGCACATTTGTTAGCCAAGCCAAAGACAAATGGGTGGGGTCTCTTGGGCTCCGTGGAGTGGGCCTCCTGGGTGCCCAGGGTGGCTACGAGCTCTCTGAGGGAAGAGTCTGAGAGCTTGTAAAAAAACTTCTTAAAGCTGGGGTGTTGCCTGATCTGGAAGCAGAAATGAAGGCAGGCCATCAGTGTTGCCAGCAgggagccccctcccccccagcatctccctcccccaactccatgCAGCCAGGCTGGGTGTCTCATTGTCCCTGGGACAAGCATCCCTTGTTAAATTCATCCACCATCCCTAGCCTCTCAGAATCTGTTCTGCAAGGTACAGCTCCACCAGCAgaacaaaatggggaaaaaaaaaaaatgcaggtctTTGGATTCAGATAACATATGCTTAAAGagcatttactagctgtgtgacctctcatgtgtaaaatgggggtaataatatgTGCCTCCCCAACACTGTCGTTGGGGGGAGGAGATTAAGTGAGATAGTTTAATGTTTTGTGCAAAGTGGATGTTGGATGAATTTTAGTTCCCACCCTAAGCCTCCTCCTCTTTAATCCCTAAATGTCTTAGGTTGAGTTCCCCCCAGAGACAGACCCAGAGACCAGGACTCTCAGATGATCCTGGCAAACACAGATGGGGGAATGGAGACCCGGGGCAAGAATGGGAAGGCATCTCACTCAGGCTGGCAGCTGAGCCTGATCCCCTCGGGGTACTTTGGGAACCCTCGAAGAACACACACCACAGAGTTATCCCTCAAAGGGATAAGGGAGCTGGGGTATGTGTACACCAGCTCGCATCAGACAGTGGTTGAGGGCTGCTCCTGGGGAGGTGGAGAATGCTCATTCTGGCCTAACCTGTGGGTGGTAAATGGCTCTGGGGGCCAGTCCTCAGGCAAAGGGATGCAGGTACTGGCAGTTGGGAGCTGGGCCAGGTGTTCTGTGGTGGTAAGGAGAGGCACTAACCAGGTCAGCTACACTGATTACTCATCTCTGACTTGTGCCCGCACCTAACTCCTCTTCATATGTGATCTGCGTCTGTCTCTCCAAGTAGTCTGGGAGGTTTTCAAAGGCAGGGAACCTTATGTTACACTCTACCTAGCAAGGGAAGAAACTCTAATAAAAGTCTGAAAGAATTGGAGACGTTATAATTACTGAAGTGCGTGCCAAAACAGAGTGACAGGCAGATAGCAGAGGGCGAGATGAGAGGGACTCAGGGAAGGAGGCTTCCTGGGAGGTGGCTCATGAACTGAACTTCAAGGAGCATTTGGACTGCCGGAGGTCCCGGCTGGCAGGGGAAGCCACATAGGTTTATATTATTCTTAAGTTAACATTGATCTCATCTGCTATGTGTCTGGCATTTTCTACATATGCACTAACCTTGGCAAGTAGGTATTTATCCCCcattttgcaaaagagaaaacagaggctcataGAGGTTAAGGGGCCTACCACGGTCACCCAGATGCAAAGATGGGTACTGAAATTGGGTTCAGTCCTTGGGGAGACTGAGCAATCCTCACCTGCTCCCCCAACTGGCCATCCACTTCTTGGAGAAGGGCCACCAGCTTCTGGATGATCAGCTCctctaaggaaaataaagaaggattGAGGGATTATTGACATGTTCTGTAATAACCCATCCATCGATCGCAGAAgtattttgtctttaaaacacAGTACACAGATTAGATTTGAACGGCAAAGAAAAATCTTCTCCTAAACTAGGGCTGGAGCATGCGAGCTTTGTTTTGGTTAGCTGTATAGAAATAGAAGGCAATTCGGCCTGCCGAGCCTCACCCGTCATCACATTCAGCTCCATtctgacagatggggaaactgagaccttaTCCAGGCTACAGAGTAGTCAGGAATGGGAGCTGGGACCAGGAGCAACTCATCAGAATGCAGGGAGGGCAAATGCCATGGCTACTGATGCAACAGGAATGTACCATCAGCCTGGGCTATAAACAGCAATGTGCAGGTGGCTGCTTGCACCAAGAGTTAATTGTAAATACTCAGGACCTTTGTGGACCTGTTGTTATAAACTGTCAGCAGCTTGAATTTGGCCGTGGTGGGAattttataccacagaaatctgcaaatgctacaaatcagggcttccccCATCCCCCCGCCCTTACCCAGAGTTTGTTTGCCAGTGCACCACTGGTTATGACACCCAGAGCAAGATAGGAATTTTATATGAAACATTCAGGCAAAGCAATGGCATGTGGTGGGGGTGAAATTACATCCCACAGAATGGACAGGTATTCTCTACCTGAAGAAGTTTGTCCACCTGCAACTCTGCCCCACCAGCGCCTGTTCAAAGGCCAACACTGTCTCTTCTCTGCCCTTCTAGAGTCTCTTGGGGTACTTGTCAGCTGTCTTCCCAGTTCGCTACTAGGATTCAGGCTGTGAAATCCATGCAAAAGGGAAGCCCCGGGTCAGCTGTCCCAGGAGAGAGCAGGGTGGCACTAACTAGATTCATTTGCTCCATCCGGCTGAGGTCCTGCTTCTGGCTTGTGGCTTCTGGCCTGGGAGGGTGCTTCTGAGGATCCAACTGGCCCCCCTTCTGCAGGTGAGGACTCCTGGAACTCCAGATCCTCTGGATCTGAGGGCAAAGAGGAGTTGGTGTGAGTGTGTTTGCACCTGTCTCAAATCCAGCAGCACATCACTGAACCCAGGTTCTGACAAGAAGCTGTCCAAAGGCTCTGGCTTGAGAAGGGTCCTGGTTTCCCAGGCTCCTTGGGAACCCCCAGCCCCACTGGACCTGCCTCAGAGGAGTTCACAGTGCTTTTTTGCGCCTCCAGAAATCTCATTCTTTCTTCCAACCACCCCCTTTGCCTCCTTATAGTCTGGGAGGAAAACAAGCAGGCCTACCAACAGGTCCCACCAAGTGAGCCCACTTCCCCTTTAACTCTGTGAGCCTTTGCCAAGTCACTTAGCCTGTCTGAACCTCACTTtctccatctgtcaaatgggagtAACAGGACTGACCTCACAGGGTTGTGAGTGGGggtgttaaatgagataatatgtgtgAACGTGGCAGGCAGCAGGCACTCCGTAATTGTCAGGAGAATTGTTGTACACCAGTGGTCCTCATAGTTCGGTGTCATGAAAAAACAGAGGCCCAGGCCATATCCTACTTCACCTAACCtgggtttctgtttttctatgagctttccaggtaattctgatgcaggTATCTGAGGAACAGATGCACTGCTCTCATACCACATTTGTTTTCAGGTGTTtatggtggtggggagggaaggtgtgTGTCATAGGGGTGGGTCCTGGCAGCAACCGGCCCCTTTCTCCTCTCCACAGCCCTCCCACACCTCCCTACTCTGCTCAGAGCAGAGAGTGAAAGTCAAGACTGCACAGGACACCAAGCAGCTGGCCGACCCTGCCCTGGAGAAGCCTCAGGGCCAGAGGCAGCCTCTGTTACCATGGCAACCCAGCCCTGCTCACCAGCGTTGCTGGAGATAGAGGGCCGATGGCCACCAACACACAGAGGCAGAAAGCTGGGCCTCTTCGGCGGCCGGGAGTCTGGGCTGGCAGCACCTGCAGCACCCCCTCTCTTGGGCTCCTTGAAGCCATGTTTCTTATGAGAAAAGGCTTTCATAAAACTGGactttttctcttgtgatttcttcctgGAGGTTGGGGCCAGGTTTCCTACAGCCACTTCTGGCTCCTGGGCTTGAAATTGCTGTGGGAGAGATAAGAGAAACTGAGTCAGGGTCCCTTACTCTGAGGAGGTTACAAGTGAGCGGAGGAAAGAGACCATCACCTGAAACAAACAGAGACCCACTATGGACCAGAGGGTGTGGCCGGGGGAGAAGGGTGATTGGTGCTCAGAGCTGGGGAAACAAGTACAGCCTGCAGCGGTCAGAGGAGGCTCTGGGAAGGAGAGACTGGAGCCAGGCCCTGGCAAGATGTagaattgggggaggggcagggaagttATTGTGCCAGGTAGGGGTAGGGGTGTCCATAGTGAGGGTCAGGGTCTACATGGGGAATGTCTTCCTCACCTTGTCTCCCCCCTGCTCCTCTGCATCTTGGAGTAGGTCAATGATCTTCTgtataaattctaaaaaagaacaaagtggttGCTCACACTTGAGTGTTGAGAAAAGCTTTCCTATGGTCAGTCTTCATTTCCTAAGGCCCAATGGCTCCCTGGATGATTCTCACAGGTCTCCAGGGTGGGGTGCTAATGAGCTTGCCTTTAAGGTTGTCTCAGGCCCAACCCATGGGGACCACAGATTCCTCAGAGGTAACCTGCGGGCAGAGCTGGCTTCATGGGAACGTATTCGCTTATTCATTCACCACTGAGGAAGGGCCTAGATGTGCCTTGTTAGGTGCAGGAAACAGCCGAGGCCCCTGCCTCCAGGAGAAGGTGTCTCAAGACCATAAGGGAAGGCCTGGTCCCCACAAGTCCCCTCACCCcgctctttcctcctcttctaggTAGAACAAGGGCCCTTCTCAATTTCCCTTCAAGGCACATTTTCTGTGAAAAGCAAACAAGGCAGAATGGGGAAGGTAGGGGAAGCGGATCTTCAGACACACAGAACTGACAGTGATTATATGATCTTAGGCTCGGCTCtgccaatgataaaataataataatagtgatggcAGCTACCACTGGTTCAGCTTCTCTCCTAAGGCCCCTACCCCCTTTCCTATCCTCTTTACTTCTCCTGAGGCTATGTTCTCAAGCTGGGCTACATGACAACAACACTAATAGTCACAATAAATGGCAGCTGACATTTATTAGCTGCTCATGGGTACTGCTCTAAATGCATTATCATCATTAATTCATTTAGAGCCTCCAACAACTCTAGagagtaggtactattattatccccattttacagatgaggaaactgagaccagatATGAAGTagcttgtccaagatcacacagctggagaGGTCAGAGCCCAAATTTGAATCCAGGCCCAAAGATCGTACCATCTATCGAGCCCTTGCCAAGGGCCGATGCTTTCCTTGTATCGCCTTATGTTGGCCTCACCAAGGAAGATGTTATCACTGTTGTGGTTTTacagctgaggctcagacagaGTAACAGCAGCCCGGCTAGGGGCCTGTGCTCTGGACCCTGAGCGGCCTCCCCAGCCTGCTTCACTCAGAGGCAGGTAAGGACAGGTCACTGCCTCTCTCTGGTTCAGTTTCTCTTCTGCAAGTAGAGGGGTCAGACCAGACATCTTCCAAGGGGCCTCTGAGAAAAGGAGAGGGGTACTGACTGAATTCCGAGGCTCTGTCCAGCTGCAGGTCCTCTTCGGGTCCCCGGCTTCCTGCTGGGTTGGAAAGCTCGAAGGGACTTGGATCCCCACCGTCTGTAGACAGAGCCTCTTGGACTTCAGGTTCTTCCACACCtgagaagcaagaggaaatgGTGAGTGAGCTTAATCAGTCTGAGGGTATTAGCTAATGCACAGAAGTCAGCAGAGACTCCAAAGTGCACTCTGTGGCTAGTGCATGCAAAGGCCTTGCTGGGGTGGTGGGGAGCTGCTGGGCGGGGTGGTGGGGAGCTGCTGGGCAGGGCCGTGGCTCCTCCCTCATCCCTTTGCACTTTCATACAGTTGCCTTTCCTGGGCTttgctcccctctcctccctcccctggagACCTCAtccctccaccatcttgacttgATCCATGAATTGGAGAGTAAATGCCTGATGCCCTGGCATGTATTAAACTCATCACAGCCAGGATCCCCCTACATGAAAATACCTCCCCTTGTGGCCTGAAATCCCACCACTGGGGATCCACTCTTTGGTGTTAAACATTGCCTTCtcctttttaaagtatacattctCCTGGCCAAGATGACCTGCTGGGCTGTTCCTCCCTGACACCCAGGCTGACCCTTTCTCCCTGTAGCTCTGGCTCCATCACTGATGGGCCATGTGACCACAAACACATTGTTTtacctccctaagcctcagttccctggtctgtgaaatgaggataataagatGTGATTCATGAAATGAGGACTGATTGCATATAGATACACAGCAGGGAAGTGTctcattttacaggcaaggaGACTGAGTTACAGAGATGGAGcccagaacccaggtctcctgcctcccaggctcCAGTTCCTTCCTGCACATGCTACCCCCTGCCAAGGTGTGGAAGCTGAGGCTACGGAGAGATGAGGATAGTTGGGGGAAATCCCTGAACACAATTTCCACCAGGGGCTTAGCTGGGTTGCCTAGACAGTGAGGCTTCGTGCGTGGCGGTATCCCTTTTGCCCACCCCACGCTGCTCAGGGCAGACCAAACGTCAGAACTGGGATGGCAGCTCTGAAAATGGCCAGTGCAAGCCTTGGGGAAGGTTCCAGCGCAGTAGGCAGCTGCAGTGTTGCTGTGGTAACTGTGAGCCTGCTCACCTGGGCTGCTGGAGCTGGAGGGCCGATGGCCACCAACACACAGGGGCAGAAAGATGGGCCTCTTGGGCGGCCGGGACTCTGGGCTGGAAACATCTGCAGTCCGTGCTCTCTTGGGCTCctcagaaccatattttttatGAGAAAAGGATTTCTTGAGGCTAGACTTTCTCTCTTGAGGTTTCTTCCTGAAGACTGGTGCTGGGTTTTGAGGAGCCACCTCTGGCTGAGGGGCTTGACGCTGCTGTGGGGGAGACGAGAGAAACTGAGTCAGGCCCCTGACCTTGAGGAGAGGGGAAAGCTCCCCAAGAAGCAACTGAGGAGCAACCAAGGGCTTTAGGGTGGCCCCAGGCAAGGGAGGTGACAGAGCCTGGAGCAGGggaacactgaggcccagaaggaCAGGTGGGGCTTgagcaaggaggaggaggggaaggcagcAGGCCCCTGTGCATCTGTGCAGACACTTCACCCCTCACCTCTTCTTCCCACTGGTCTCCCACTTTTTGGAGCAATTCCACTATCTTCTGGATGATGGTATCctctggaagaaaacaaatgcacCCAGTTAATCTTTCTAGATGCACAGAGAATTCTTTCTAATGACTGCCTTGGAGTTCTGAGACCAACTTGGGCCTTCAGGGTCCTCTTAAAACAACTCCTT is a window of Physeter macrocephalus isolate SW-GA chromosome 18, ASM283717v5, whole genome shotgun sequence DNA encoding:
- the BNIP5 gene encoding protein BNIP5, producing MQSPPVGKSGQKVPWDRSDFHGLSAMELPRGPRKPLSGRRARSLDRLQNPQKDSESWDCRCISLPIDPSRRMLRRTASDGAGCPKSPAQSAESRGTTAAALIPEDTREFLPSEQRPPQDSKKDKAQCWAQQGWLRTMMNFLFGTGPEEPKEKTNKRAKGKEGLPEPAETPETLGEPAPRKKAHSKKASRKKHGHKKHGAEETKGTRDQEAKGQEAKMAGASGCEEADLGPAAGGREVSDLRQFLLLEGGGAGVRKVSSQATGHQWEEELGKPDKDTIIQKIVELLQKVGDQWEEEQRQAPQPEVAPQNPAPVFRKKPQERKSSLKKSFSHKKYGSEEPKRARTADVSSPESRPPKRPIFLPLCVGGHRPSSSSSPGVEEPEVQEALSTDGGDPSPFELSNPAGSRGPEEDLQLDRASEFKFIQKIIDLLQDAEEQGGDKQFQAQEPEVAVGNLAPTSRKKSQEKKSSFMKAFSHKKHGFKEPKRGGAAGAASPDSRPPKRPSFLPLCVGGHRPSISSNADPEDLEFQESSPAEGGPVGSSEAPSQARSHKPEAGPQPDGANESKELIIQKLVALLQEVDGQLGEQIRQHPSFKKFFYKLSDSSLRELVATLGTQEAHSTEPKRPHPFVFGLANKCAGSNYQAVLSLTGLHYRRPSFSQFPYREDQQNDTNPQSQSPD